In one Umezawaea sp. Da 62-37 genomic region, the following are encoded:
- a CDS encoding universal stress protein, which yields MDDFDSRPIVVGVDGSAASHAALRWAVDEAGRRGCAIDAILAWQGGYGMMIGAVTPDLLAESTPEREHDRWRRVLDDAVADVDAGGGIRMVLVTQDAGPALVEASKDAALLVVGTHGAGPVRSALLGSVSAHCVRHSTCPVVVVREPSPRKDRSAAVGSGALATPGPLL from the coding sequence ATGGACGACTTCGACTCGCGGCCGATCGTGGTCGGCGTGGACGGATCAGCCGCGAGCCACGCGGCGTTGCGGTGGGCGGTGGACGAAGCCGGACGACGCGGCTGTGCGATCGACGCGATCCTGGCCTGGCAAGGCGGTTACGGCATGATGATCGGCGCGGTGACACCCGACCTGCTGGCCGAGTCGACGCCGGAGCGGGAACACGACCGGTGGCGCCGAGTGCTCGACGACGCCGTGGCGGACGTGGACGCGGGCGGCGGGATCCGCATGGTCCTGGTGACCCAGGACGCCGGACCTGCGCTGGTCGAGGCCTCCAAGGACGCGGCGTTGCTGGTGGTGGGCACGCACGGCGCGGGACCGGTCAGGAGCGCGTTGCTCGGGTCGGTGAGCGCGCACTGCGTGCGCCACTCGACCTGCCCGGTCGTAGTGGTCCGGGAACCGTCGCCACGCAAGGACAGGTCGGCCGCGGTCGGTTCCGGCGCGCTCGCGACCCCAGGACCACTGCTGTGA
- a CDS encoding GNAT family N-acetyltransferase, which yields MSGDVRALLVDGSAVSLRELGPPDTDALTDLLRALPSGDQHFGLFSAPARDEHSSQFAIGAFDDDRLLGVASCVAARDSDGAEVAFAVAASARTRGVATLLLEHLASLARRHGVRRFTADVSAADSRAVRVLTDLGLVWTVTANGDVAHVDLGLDPVGHYLEAVADRELTADVESLRAVLEPTSIVVVGAGRSSSSVGNAVLRNLLAGDFAGDLFAVNPHADHVLGIPCHDTVLELPSAPELAVLCVPAKLVPGIAEECGRHGVKALVVITSGLSDDPGLVEGLMGAVREHGMRLVGPNCLGVSTSAPEVRMDATFTRTRAAAGDVGLITQSGGIAIAVSEQLNRIGRGTSNLVSAGDKYDVSGNDMLLWWERDERTRAVVLYLESFGNPRKFARLARRVARRKPVLAIRSATTEQGQRAAASHTASAATPAATRDALFRQSGIIAVDGVTELVDVLAALDVQPLPTGRSVAVLSNAGGLGVLAADACVTHGLAMAELSEVTTRALRAVMPDTSSPHNPVDTGAVVDEDVFARCLDLIAADPAVDAVITVTVPTALGDPATAIHRLPAGKPLLSVRAGQAMSVETTPTGVPSYADPAWAAFVLARLVERAEWLARPEPDHAHLGGIDLAGARTIVADHLATDPAGRWLDPDQAIVLLRAFGLPMLGGVLATTPEGAVSAQRSYDSPVALKAVVTGLLHKTKGHGVSLLLADRDAVTAAFEQFRGRFGARLRGVFVQPMTTGGRELLVGVVNDPRFGPLVVTGLGGVDTDLVDRRTCALAPLSMMDADDLLHGFGGAAEVFADLDEWPVRDLLLRVARLAELLPEVAELDLNPVVVSDGSCLVVDARVRVAPVESVDPFLRGLHVQRPTKEVAS from the coding sequence GTGAGCGGGGACGTCCGGGCGCTCCTGGTGGACGGTTCCGCGGTGTCCTTACGGGAACTCGGCCCGCCGGACACCGACGCACTGACGGACCTGCTCCGCGCACTGCCCTCAGGTGATCAGCACTTCGGCCTGTTCAGCGCTCCCGCACGCGACGAGCACTCCAGCCAGTTCGCCATCGGCGCGTTCGACGACGACCGGCTGCTCGGCGTCGCGAGCTGCGTGGCCGCGCGGGACTCGGACGGCGCCGAGGTGGCGTTCGCAGTGGCAGCGTCGGCGCGGACGAGGGGAGTCGCCACCCTGCTGCTCGAACACCTCGCCTCACTCGCCCGGCGGCACGGTGTGCGCCGCTTCACCGCCGACGTATCCGCCGCCGACTCCCGCGCGGTGCGCGTCCTCACCGACCTGGGTCTGGTGTGGACGGTCACCGCGAACGGCGACGTGGCGCACGTGGACCTCGGTCTCGACCCGGTCGGGCACTACCTGGAAGCGGTCGCCGACCGCGAGCTGACCGCCGACGTCGAGAGCCTGCGCGCGGTGCTGGAACCTACCTCGATCGTGGTGGTCGGCGCCGGCCGGTCGTCGTCCTCGGTCGGCAACGCCGTGCTGCGCAACCTCCTCGCGGGCGACTTCGCCGGAGACCTCTTCGCCGTCAACCCCCACGCCGACCACGTGCTCGGGATCCCTTGCCACGACACGGTCCTGGAGCTGCCGTCCGCTCCCGAGCTGGCCGTGCTGTGCGTTCCGGCGAAGCTCGTGCCGGGGATTGCCGAGGAGTGCGGCCGGCACGGGGTGAAGGCGCTCGTCGTCATCACGTCGGGGCTGTCCGACGATCCCGGCCTGGTGGAAGGCCTGATGGGCGCAGTCCGCGAGCACGGGATGCGGTTGGTCGGCCCGAACTGCCTCGGGGTGTCGACGAGCGCGCCGGAAGTGCGGATGGACGCGACGTTCACCCGCACCCGCGCCGCCGCCGGGGACGTCGGTCTGATCACGCAGTCCGGCGGTATCGCCATCGCGGTCTCCGAGCAGTTGAACCGGATCGGCCGAGGCACGTCCAACCTCGTATCCGCGGGCGACAAGTACGACGTGAGCGGCAACGACATGCTGCTGTGGTGGGAGCGCGACGAGCGCACCCGCGCGGTGGTGCTCTACCTGGAGTCGTTCGGCAACCCCCGCAAGTTCGCCCGGCTGGCGCGTCGGGTGGCGCGCCGCAAGCCGGTGCTGGCCATCCGGTCCGCGACCACCGAGCAGGGGCAGCGGGCCGCCGCGTCGCACACGGCCTCGGCGGCGACCCCTGCGGCGACGCGGGATGCCCTGTTCCGGCAGTCCGGGATCATCGCGGTCGACGGCGTCACCGAACTGGTGGACGTCCTCGCCGCGCTCGATGTCCAGCCGCTGCCCACGGGCCGGTCGGTCGCGGTGCTGAGCAACGCGGGTGGCCTGGGAGTGCTCGCCGCGGACGCCTGCGTGACCCACGGCCTCGCGATGGCCGAGTTGTCGGAGGTGACGACCCGCGCGTTGCGGGCGGTGATGCCGGACACCTCGAGCCCGCACAACCCCGTCGACACCGGCGCGGTCGTGGACGAGGATGTTTTCGCCCGCTGCCTCGACCTGATCGCGGCGGACCCCGCCGTGGACGCCGTCATCACCGTCACCGTCCCCACCGCCCTCGGCGACCCCGCGACCGCGATCCACCGACTACCGGCCGGGAAACCGTTGCTGAGCGTCCGGGCCGGCCAGGCGATGTCCGTGGAGACCACCCCGACCGGCGTACCCAGCTACGCCGACCCGGCGTGGGCCGCGTTCGTGCTGGCCCGGCTGGTGGAACGGGCGGAGTGGTTGGCCCGGCCAGAGCCGGACCACGCCCACCTCGGCGGGATCGACCTCGCGGGCGCGCGCACCATCGTGGCCGACCACTTGGCCACCGACCCCGCGGGCAGATGGCTCGATCCGGATCAGGCCATCGTCCTGCTGCGAGCGTTCGGACTGCCGATGCTGGGCGGTGTGCTCGCGACCACGCCCGAAGGCGCGGTGTCCGCCCAGCGCTCCTACGACTCTCCGGTGGCGCTGAAAGCGGTCGTCACCGGACTGCTCCACAAGACCAAGGGCCACGGCGTCTCCCTCCTGCTGGCCGACCGGGACGCGGTGACCGCCGCGTTCGAGCAGTTCCGCGGCCGGTTCGGCGCACGCTTGCGCGGTGTCTTCGTCCAGCCCATGACCACCGGCGGCCGTGAACTGCTGGTCGGAGTAGTCAACGACCCGCGCTTCGGCCCGCTCGTGGTGACCGGATTGGGTGGTGTGGACACCGACCTGGTCGACCGCCGGACCTGCGCGCTCGCACCCCTGTCCATGATGGACGCCGACGACCTGCTGCACGGGTTCGGCGGAGCCGCAGAGGTATTCGCGGACCTTGATGAATGGCCGGTGCGCGATCTGCTGCTCCGGGTGGCCCGGCTCGCCGAGCTGCTGCCCGAGGTCGCCGAGCTCGACCTGAACCCGGTAGTGGTCTCCGACGGGTCGTGCCTCGTCGTGGACGCACGAGTACGGGTGGCACCCGTCGAATCGGTCGACCCGTTCCTCCGAGGCTTGCACGTCCAGCGACCGACAAAGGAAGTTGCGTCATGA
- a CDS encoding HAD-IC family P-type ATPase has translation MPLTTADRPRVGPQQMSVDEVVRQTGTDVERGLSSAAAALRLVELGSNTLPPQRQRGWVVQLLSQLNHPLIYVLLAAATLTALLGETVDASVVFAVVVVNAVIGFLQEAKAERALDALAAMVRTEATVLRDGVASRVSSDDLVPGDLVALEAGDKVPADLRLTRTGELDVDESALTGESAPVGKDPAKLPPDTVLADRVNMAFSGTLVTAGSGRGFVVATGADTEIGHVHQLVGDTATVATPLTRKLDRFSKLLTFVILGLAALSVAVGLVRGQPLGSMVTAAVALAVGAIPEGLPAAVTVTLAIGVARMARRQAIVRRLPAVETLGSTTMICTDKTGTLTANAMTVRVVVAGGVRHDLTGIGYDPDGEVTPSVDAAARECLLAGLACNDARIVHEDEKWTAVGDPTEAALVVSARKAGLGPDDVPPRLDVLPFSSDRQYMATLHPGGLVYLKGAVERILDLAGTTDHTGAEDLADGGLRVLATATARLPEGAELTEEALRGNVVLLGLQAMHDPPRPEAIEAVRECRAAGIEVRMITGDHPATARAIAGHFDIPADAVYARVTPEEKLRLVKEFQAQGHVVAMTGDGVNDAPALRRADIGVAMGRGGTEVAKQAADMVLADDNFSSIRAAVEEGRAVFDNLRKFIIWTLPTNMAEGLVILAAVLLGTALPILPVQILWINMTTAVALGLTLAFEPREPDVMRRPPLPPSLPLMTAQVVRRILFVSAILLVGSFAAFHWQLASGASLDQARTVAVNAFVAAQIAYLLNCRSLENFRSGVGLLANPWLLAGIGATVVLQLLLTYLPVMNTLFHTAPIGWGAWGFVAVLALLTFVLVELAKWLARRAVSPSSVPGS, from the coding sequence ATGCCGCTGACCACGGCTGACCGGCCTCGGGTCGGCCCGCAGCAGATGTCGGTGGACGAGGTCGTCCGGCAGACCGGAACCGATGTCGAACGAGGGCTGTCCAGCGCGGCGGCGGCGCTGCGACTCGTCGAGCTCGGCTCGAACACGCTGCCCCCGCAGCGCCAACGGGGCTGGGTGGTTCAGCTGTTGTCGCAGCTGAACCACCCGCTGATCTACGTGCTGCTCGCCGCTGCCACCCTGACCGCGCTGCTCGGCGAAACCGTCGACGCCTCGGTCGTGTTCGCCGTCGTCGTGGTCAACGCGGTCATCGGGTTCCTCCAGGAGGCCAAGGCCGAGCGGGCGCTGGACGCGCTGGCCGCGATGGTCCGCACCGAGGCGACCGTGCTGCGCGACGGCGTCGCCTCACGGGTGTCCTCCGACGACCTCGTACCCGGCGACCTCGTCGCGCTGGAAGCGGGGGACAAGGTTCCGGCCGACCTGCGGCTGACGCGCACCGGGGAACTGGACGTGGACGAGTCGGCGCTGACCGGGGAGTCCGCACCCGTCGGCAAGGACCCGGCGAAACTGCCGCCGGACACCGTGCTCGCCGACCGGGTCAACATGGCCTTTTCCGGCACCCTGGTGACCGCGGGCAGTGGTCGTGGGTTCGTGGTCGCGACCGGTGCGGACACCGAGATCGGGCACGTGCACCAGCTCGTCGGCGACACGGCGACGGTGGCGACCCCGCTGACCCGCAAGCTCGACCGGTTCAGCAAGCTCTTGACCTTCGTCATCCTCGGGCTGGCCGCGCTCAGCGTGGCCGTCGGCCTGGTGCGCGGGCAACCGCTCGGGTCGATGGTGACCGCGGCCGTCGCGCTCGCGGTCGGCGCCATCCCCGAAGGACTCCCGGCCGCCGTCACGGTCACGCTCGCGATCGGCGTGGCCAGGATGGCGCGCAGGCAGGCGATCGTCCGGCGGCTGCCCGCCGTGGAGACCCTCGGCAGCACCACGATGATCTGCACCGACAAGACCGGCACGCTCACCGCCAACGCGATGACCGTCCGAGTTGTCGTGGCGGGCGGAGTCCGTCACGACCTGACCGGCATCGGGTACGACCCCGACGGCGAGGTGACGCCGTCCGTGGACGCCGCAGCGCGGGAATGCCTGCTCGCCGGACTGGCCTGCAATGATGCCCGGATCGTCCACGAGGACGAGAAGTGGACCGCCGTGGGCGATCCCACCGAGGCCGCGCTCGTGGTGTCCGCGCGCAAAGCAGGGCTCGGACCCGACGACGTGCCGCCCCGGCTCGACGTCCTGCCGTTCAGCTCCGACCGCCAATACATGGCGACCCTGCACCCCGGAGGGTTGGTGTACCTCAAGGGCGCGGTCGAAAGGATTCTCGACCTCGCGGGCACGACCGACCACACCGGCGCGGAAGACCTCGCCGACGGCGGCCTCCGGGTCCTCGCCACCGCCACCGCCCGGCTGCCGGAAGGGGCGGAGCTGACCGAGGAAGCCTTGCGGGGCAACGTGGTCCTCCTGGGTTTGCAGGCGATGCACGATCCGCCGCGTCCGGAGGCGATCGAAGCCGTGCGGGAGTGCCGGGCGGCGGGCATCGAGGTGCGCATGATCACCGGCGACCACCCGGCCACCGCCCGCGCCATCGCCGGGCACTTCGACATCCCCGCCGACGCCGTCTACGCCAGGGTCACGCCGGAGGAGAAGCTGAGGCTGGTCAAGGAGTTCCAGGCCCAGGGGCATGTCGTGGCGATGACCGGCGACGGCGTCAACGACGCGCCCGCCCTCCGTCGCGCCGACATCGGCGTGGCCATGGGACGCGGTGGCACGGAGGTGGCGAAGCAGGCCGCCGACATGGTGCTGGCCGACGACAACTTCTCCTCGATCCGAGCAGCGGTCGAGGAGGGGCGCGCGGTCTTCGACAACCTGCGCAAGTTCATCATCTGGACGCTGCCGACCAACATGGCCGAAGGCCTGGTGATCCTGGCCGCGGTGCTGCTCGGCACGGCGCTGCCGATCCTGCCGGTGCAGATCCTGTGGATCAACATGACCACCGCGGTCGCCCTCGGCCTGACCCTCGCGTTCGAACCCCGTGAACCGGACGTCATGCGTCGACCACCGCTGCCGCCGTCGTTGCCGTTGATGACCGCCCAGGTCGTGCGCCGGATCCTGTTCGTGTCGGCCATCCTGCTCGTCGGGTCGTTCGCCGCGTTCCACTGGCAACTCGCCTCCGGCGCGTCGCTTGACCAAGCCCGCACGGTCGCGGTGAACGCGTTCGTCGCCGCCCAGATCGCCTACCTGCTCAACTGCCGGTCACTGGAGAACTTCCGGTCCGGGGTGGGCTTGCTGGCCAACCCGTGGCTGCTTGCGGGCATCGGCGCGACGGTGGTGCTGCAACTGCTGCTCACCTACCTGCCCGTGATGAACACCCTGTTCCACACCGCACCCATCGGCTGGGGTGCCTGGGGATTCGTCGCGGTCCTGGCCCTGCTCACATTCGTGCTGGTGGAACTGGCGAAGTGGCTCGCCCGCAGGGCGGTGTCGCCGTCTTCGGTCCCAGGGTCTTAG
- a CDS encoding universal stress protein, whose translation MNRSDTKPIVVGVDGSPAATGALRWALDEAGIRGCAVHVVNAWDYEPLTDWAETAERNARASSEALVEAAIGEAVFGRTDPPVIVRRCLRGIPAEVLESASRDADLLVVGSHTGHRLRDIVLGSTSALCVRHVTVPVVLIPARTAPLDTRIAAGHAADHG comes from the coding sequence ATGAATCGTTCCGACACCAAACCGATCGTGGTCGGGGTCGACGGATCACCGGCCGCGACAGGAGCCCTGCGGTGGGCACTGGACGAAGCGGGGATCCGCGGCTGCGCGGTGCACGTGGTCAACGCGTGGGACTACGAACCGCTGACCGACTGGGCCGAGACGGCCGAGCGGAACGCGCGCGCGTCGTCCGAGGCGCTGGTCGAGGCAGCCATCGGGGAAGCTGTGTTCGGTCGGACGGATCCTCCGGTGATCGTGCGGCGGTGCCTTCGCGGCATCCCCGCAGAGGTGCTGGAGAGCGCTTCGCGTGACGCCGACCTGCTGGTCGTGGGCTCGCACACCGGCCACCGGCTGCGCGACATCGTGCTCGGCTCCACAAGTGCGCTCTGCGTGCGGCACGTGACAGTGCCGGTCGTGCTCATCCCGGCCCGGACCGCCCCGCTGGACACCAGGATCGCAGCCGGCCATGCCGCTGACCACGGCTGA
- a CDS encoding IS5 family transposase (programmed frameshift): protein MNDVEKWCPEPLWQLAQPLLPDAPLRHQCGGRRRLDDRVVLAAILYVLRTGCAWSALPASFGVSTPTAHRRFTEWVEADVFARLHQVMLDLLGSAGAIDWSRASVDGMQVRAVKGGNLTGPSPVDRGKPGSKIHAMSDRGGLPLAVGVSAANRNDHLELEAVVDGVVPVKGPVGRPRHRPRKLHGDKGYDYLSCRKALRRRGIIARITRRGIESSKKLGRHRYVIERTLEWVSRFRRLARRYERKAAHFLAFAQLACAVICYR from the exons ATGAACGATGTAGAGAAGTGGTGCCCAGAGCCGTTGTGGCAGTTGGCACAGCCGTTGCTGCCCGATGCGCCGCTACGCCACCAGTGCGGAGGTCGGCGGCGTCTGGACGATCGTGTGGTGCTGGCGGCCATCCTGTACGTGCTGCGGACCGGATGTGCCTGGTCGGCGCTACCGGCGTCGTTCGGGGTCAGCACCCCGACCGCGCATCGCCGGTTCACTGAGTGGGTCGAGGCGGACGTGTTCGCCCGGCTGCACCAGGTGATGCTGGATCTGCTCGGCTCGGCCGGGGCGATCGACTGGTCGCGTGCGTCGGTGGACGGTATGCAGGTCAGGGCGGTCAAAGGGGGGA ATCTGACCGGCCCCAGCCCGGTCGACCGGGGCAAACCCGGCAGCAAGATCCACGCCATGAGCGACCGCGGCGGTCTCCCGCTGGCCGTGGGTGTGTCCGCGGCCAACCGCAACGACCACCTGGAACTGGAGGCCGTCGTCGACGGTGTGGTCCCGGTCAAGGGGCCTGTCGGCAGGCCTCGTCACCGTCCGCGCAAGCTGCACGGTGACAAGGGCTATGACTACCTGTCCTGCCGCAAGGCGTTGCGGCGGCGGGGAATCATTGCCCGGATCACCCGCCGGGGCATCGAGTCGTCCAAGAAGCTGGGCCGCCACCGCTACGTCATCGAACGGACCCTGGAGTGGGTTTCTCGGTTCCGACGGCTGGCACGCCGCTACGAACGCAAGGCCGCCCACTTCCTGGCATTCGCCCAGCTGGCCTGCGCGGTGATCTGCTACCGCTGA
- a CDS encoding IS701 family transposase translates to MELVSEWSAGFEAFLGRFAGRFPRVESRRRMRWYVRGLLSEVERKNGWTLAEAVGDAGPEGMQRLLNFYAWDTDGVRDDVRAAVVEAIGDAQDGVLIVDETGFLKKGVKSAGVGRQYSGTAGRIENSQIGVFLAYASSRGRALIDRELYLPKDWTGDRDRCRAAGIGDEVGFATKQVLARDMIERAVEAGVPFGWVTADELYGQDTKFRLWLESVDVAHVVSVPKNAMVVTMDLRKVRVDRLLSELPDTAWERLSAGDGVKGPRVSDWALLDIRPLRRREWGHWLLARRSVADPSDIAYYVCFGPAGTTLERLVGVAGARWAIEECFQTAKNETGLDHYQVRGYQAWYRHITLSMTALSFLVITREITKKGAPHPVPSNR, encoded by the coding sequence ATGGAGTTGGTGTCGGAGTGGTCGGCGGGGTTCGAGGCGTTCCTGGGTCGGTTCGCGGGTCGGTTTCCTCGGGTGGAGTCCCGGCGTCGGATGCGTTGGTATGTCAGGGGTCTGCTCAGCGAGGTGGAGCGGAAAAACGGTTGGACGTTGGCCGAGGCCGTGGGTGATGCGGGCCCGGAGGGCATGCAGCGGCTGCTGAACTTCTACGCCTGGGACACCGATGGTGTGCGTGATGACGTCCGGGCCGCGGTGGTCGAGGCGATCGGTGACGCCCAGGACGGTGTGCTGATCGTCGATGAGACCGGGTTCCTGAAGAAGGGCGTCAAGTCCGCCGGGGTGGGTCGTCAGTATTCGGGGACGGCGGGGCGGATCGAGAATTCCCAGATCGGTGTGTTCCTGGCTTATGCGTCGTCGCGGGGACGGGCGTTGATCGATCGTGAGTTGTACCTGCCGAAGGACTGGACCGGGGATCGGGATCGGTGTCGTGCGGCGGGGATCGGTGATGAGGTGGGGTTCGCGACCAAGCAGGTCCTCGCCCGGGACATGATCGAACGGGCTGTGGAGGCCGGGGTGCCGTTCGGGTGGGTGACCGCGGACGAGCTCTACGGGCAGGACACGAAGTTCCGGCTGTGGCTGGAGTCCGTCGATGTCGCGCACGTGGTGTCGGTGCCGAAGAACGCGATGGTGGTGACGATGGACCTGCGGAAGGTCCGGGTCGACCGCTTGCTCTCCGAGCTTCCCGATACGGCGTGGGAGAGGCTCAGTGCCGGCGATGGTGTGAAGGGGCCGCGGGTGTCGGACTGGGCGTTGCTCGACATCCGGCCGTTGCGCAGGAGGGAGTGGGGTCATTGGCTGTTGGCCAGGCGGAGTGTGGCCGACCCGTCCGATATCGCCTACTACGTGTGCTTCGGTCCTGCGGGTACGACGCTGGAGCGGTTGGTGGGGGTGGCGGGCGCGCGGTGGGCGATCGAGGAGTGCTTCCAGACCGCGAAGAACGAGACCGGCCTGGACCATTACCAGGTCCGCGGCTACCAGGCGTGGTACCGGCACATCACACTGTCCATGACCGCTCTGTCCTTCCTGGTGATCACCCGTGAGATCACCAAAAAAGGGGCTCCACATCCGGTGCCGAGCAATCGCTGA
- a CDS encoding Acg family FMN-binding oxidoreductase — protein MTVVVGSLGLAPEQTLSAIGTASLAPSVRNSQPWRFRLLPDRIELHADPVHALPVTDPTGRELRLSCGAALFTLRLALKSFGVRPLVTLLPDTAAPGLLATVRLGGRVELTDETRELLSVVPGRHTNRLPFAEVAVPVAHGQALVRAAELERSWLHIVSDQVERARLRYFVARADRLQKADPAVVAELAAVTDAAGSASAPLRSHDEWWLGAAPPVLDGALGEDREPEPLVVVLNSHYEGPLGELLAGQALQRVLLTATTLGLSTSFLAQPIEVGSVRAELRRSLGGSLVPQTVLRIGYGTPAPPTPRRPVSDLLDEPTSAAR, from the coding sequence ATGACCGTGGTGGTCGGCTCACTCGGACTTGCTCCCGAGCAGACGCTGTCGGCGATCGGTACCGCGTCCCTGGCGCCCTCTGTGCGCAACAGCCAGCCGTGGCGGTTCCGGCTGCTGCCCGACCGGATCGAGTTGCACGCCGATCCGGTCCATGCGCTGCCCGTCACCGATCCCACCGGGCGTGAACTGCGCCTGTCGTGCGGCGCGGCGCTGTTCACCCTGCGCTTGGCGTTGAAGAGCTTCGGTGTCCGACCGCTGGTGACGCTGCTGCCGGACACCGCGGCTCCCGGCTTGCTCGCGACAGTCCGCTTGGGCGGCCGGGTGGAACTGACCGACGAGACGCGCGAACTGCTCAGCGTGGTGCCCGGCAGGCACACCAACCGGCTTCCGTTCGCCGAGGTCGCCGTCCCCGTCGCGCACGGGCAGGCACTGGTGCGCGCGGCGGAGTTGGAGCGGTCGTGGCTGCACATCGTGTCCGACCAGGTCGAACGGGCACGGCTGCGGTACTTTGTCGCGCGCGCGGACCGGCTTCAGAAGGCAGACCCCGCGGTGGTGGCGGAACTGGCCGCCGTGACGGACGCCGCCGGATCGGCAAGCGCACCGTTGAGGTCCCACGACGAGTGGTGGCTGGGTGCCGCGCCACCCGTCCTCGACGGCGCGCTCGGCGAGGACCGGGAACCCGAGCCGCTCGTCGTGGTGCTGAACTCGCACTACGAAGGGCCGCTGGGCGAACTGCTCGCGGGCCAGGCCCTGCAACGGGTCCTGCTCACCGCCACGACCCTCGGGCTGTCCACGTCGTTCCTGGCGCAACCGATCGAGGTCGGCTCCGTCCGCGCCGAACTGCGCCGCTCACTGGGCGGTTCCCTGGTGCCCCAGACAGTGCTGCGCATCGGTTACGGCACACCCGCTCCCCCTACGCCCCGCCGTCCGGTGTCCGACCTGCTGGACGAACCGACCAGCGCCGCACGCTGA
- a CDS encoding IS5 family transposase (programmed frameshift): MSDVEKWCPEPLWLLAQPLLPDAPQRHQCGGRRRLDDRMVLAAILYVLQTGCAWSALPSSFGVSCPTAHRRFTEWVEADVFARLHQVMLDLLGVVGSIDWSRASVDSMHVRAVKGDLTGPSPVDRGKPGSKIHAISDRGGLPLAVGVSAANRNDHLELETIVDAVIPVKGPAGRPRRRPRKLHADKGYDYPACRKALRRRGIIARIARRGIESPKRLGRHRYVIERTLEWVSRFRRLARRYERKAAHFTAFAQLACAVICYRRAVKLDLLTHYNPK, translated from the exons ATGAGCGATGTGGAGAAGTGGTGTCCGGAGCCGTTGTGGCTGTTGGCGCAGCCGTTGCTGCCTGACGCGCCGCAACGCCACCAGTGCGGAGGTCGGCGGCGTCTGGACGACCGTATGGTGCTGGCGGCGATCTTGTACGTGTTGCAGACCGGATGTGCCTGGTCAGCGCTGCCCTCGTCGTTCGGGGTCAGCTGCCCGACGGCGCATCGCCGGTTCACCGAGTGGGTCGAGGCGGACGTTTTCGCCCGGCTGCATCAGGTGATGCTGGATCTGCTTGGCGTTGTCGGGTCGATCGACTGGTCACGTGCGTCGGTGGACAGCATGCACGTCCGTGCGGTC AAGGGGGATCTGACCGGCCCCAGTCCGGTCGACCGGGGCAAACCCGGCTCCAAGATCCATGCGATCAGCGACCGCGGAGGCCTCCCGCTGGCGGTGGGCGTCTCCGCTGCCAACCGCAACGACCACCTGGAACTGGAGACGATCGTCGATGCCGTGATCCCGGTCAAGGGGCCCGCCGGCAGGCCTCGTCGCCGGCCACGCAAGCTGCACGCGGACAAGGGCTACGACTACCCAGCCTGCCGGAAAGCACTACGCCGACGGGGCATCATCGCCAGGATCGCACGCCGGGGCATCGAGTCACCCAAACGGCTCGGACGCCACCGGTACGTCATCGAACGGACCTTGGAATGGGTTTCCCGGTTCCGCCGGTTGGCGCGCCGGTATGAACGCAAGGCCGCCCACTTCACGGCATTCGCCCAGCTGGCTTGTGCGGTCATCTGCTACCGCCGAGCCGTCAAGCTGGACCTGCTGACCCACTACAACCCCAAATGA